In the genome of Streptomyces sp. NBC_00433, the window GTCGCTCACGAAGAACACTCCAGCACGACAGAACTCCCCGATCAGCGCCGATGCCCCTGCGCCACACGTTCCAGCGACAACAAACGCGGCATCACGTCACATACCGCCCTCTCAAACGGCGCCACGCCGCAACCTGCACACCCAAGAGGCGCGGACGGCCACCTACCATCCGCTCCATCCGCGCGCTCGTCCTGCGCCTCGCCCGTGAGAACAGTTCCTGGGGATACCGGCGCATCCACGGCGAACTCGCCGCCCTGGGCATCAAGGTCGCTGCCTCCACCGTCTGGGAGATCCTCAAAGAGCACGGCATCCCACCCGCGCCAGATCGCCAGAACACCACGTGGGCAGACTTCCTGCGCGACCAGGCCAGCGCCCTGCTCGCCTGCGACTTCTTCGAAACCCGCACCCTCACCGGTGCACACCTGTACGTCTTCGCCGTCATCGAGCACTCCACCCGACGCGTTCGGATCCTCGGCGCCACCGCACACCCCACCGCGCAGTGGGTGGTACAGCTCGGACGCAACCTCCTCATGGACCTCGAAGACGCGGGTAGCAAAGCCAGGTTCCTCATCCGCGACCGCGACTCCAAGTTCACGACCGCCTTCGACGTCCTACTCGCCGACGCCGGACTCGAGACCGTCAGGAGCGGTGTACGGATGCCGCGCATGAACTCCATCATGGAGCGCTGGATACAAACCTGCCGGCGCGAACTCCTCGACAGAACCCTGATCTGGAATCAGAGACACCTCCTGCATGCGCTCCGCGAGTTCGAGTCCTTCTACAACCAGCACCGACCGCACCGCACCCTGAAGCAAGCCGCTCCACTCCGCCCACTACCCGAACCGACCAGCCTGCCAGACAACACCAGGCGCCTGGAGGTCCACCGACGCGACCGACTCGGCGGAACACTCCACGAATACCAACATGCTGCGTGACCAGGCCGGATGATTATTCGGCACCCGCACTGCTGGATCAATTGCAGATGTACCAGGAGCCCCAACCGCCGTTGTACGTGCGGCACCAGTAGTTGTTGTCGCTGCCGCGCACCTGCATCGTTGCCAGCGGGAGGGCGATGTTGGCCCCCCATACTCCGTTGAGGATGTCGTGGGCGCCCATGCTGGTCCACGAGGACCAGGTGCCGGTGCTGGTGTTCCACCAGGTGTCCCACACCTTCGCGTCCGTGCCCAGGACGCTGTATTCGACACGTCCGTCGGTCCAGGCGAACCTCTCGACGTTCGAGCCGCACTTGTAGACGCCGGTCGGAGCCCCCACATAGGGAGGCGTGAACTGACAGGCCGAGGCTGCAACGGCCGAGCTGGTCGTGGCTCCACTGGCGGTCACCGCCACGGCGGTGGCAACGGGGAGCGCCGCGGTGGCGACGGGGACGGACTGCTGCTGCAGTCCCGGAACGAACGTGTGTGCACTGTACGTCGGTGAGGCACCGGACGCGGTGACCTCGTGCGTGCCTAAGTTGTGCGGGGTGTCAGCGCCTGCCGGCGCTGCCGACGCCCCGACGGCGAGCGCGGCCGCGGCGGTCAGCCCCATGAGGGCGTGTCGGATCTTCATCGGGTTTCCTCCCCCTCGCGCCCGGCTCCGAAAACCAGGCGCCATCGGCTGGTATGGCCATTGTGATGGACTCGTCGACGCTTATCGGAGGGATTCGTGGCGGAATGGCTTATACCGGGCCACTCATATCCCGGGGTGGCGAGTTTCAAAGGTGGGCGCCCAGGGCTGATGCGTTCTCAGCAGGTGGTCTTGAGGAGTGTGGTGGCATGGTCGGGGCGTGACCGGTAGTGGTCGGTTGCGGCGGCGATGTTGGTCCAGCCGGCTTGGCGCATGAGGGCGATGGCGAGGTTGCGCAGGGTTGCCATGGCGCGGGGTGCGCTGCCGGTGCGGATCTTGGAGGCGTCCTCGGCGAACGTCACGTCTCTCACGTGGTGCAGGGCTTCCACAGACCAGTGGCCCTGGACGAGTTCGGCCAGGCGGGTGGGGTCGGCCTGGCCGGGGGTGAGGCTGGTGACGGCGTAGACGGTCTTCGTCTGGACCTTGCCGGTCTTGGCGTTGACGCGGCGTCGCTTGATCTCGATGGCCTGGACGGCGTGCGGGAACAGCAGCCCGGCTTCGACGGTGCACACCTTCAGCCGCCGGACCTCGCGCCGTCCATGCGCGGCGGTGCGGGTGCGGTTCAGCAGCGGCATCTGCCGCCAGGGCAGGCGCCGCAGTTGCCGGCGCAGCTTCTTCTGGTTGCCCTTGACGACCAGGACGTAGTGCCCGCCGGCGGCGACGATCTTCTTCGCGGTCTTTCGCTGGGTGTGCATGGCGTCGGCGGTGACAACCACACCGTGCAGGTCGAAGCGGGCCAGGAGTGGGGCCATGGCCGGGATCTCGTTGCTCTTGGCCGCCACTTGGCGCTGGGCGATGACGGTCTGACTGCCGTGCAGGGCGGCGGCCAGCAGGTGTATCGCAGTCTTGCTGTCGGTGCGCGAGCCGCGCACCGTCTTGCCGTCCACCGCCAGTCCGACCAGGGCTTTGCCCTCCTCGACGGGATCGGCGGCGTGGCCGGAGAGCCAGGTTCCGACGGCGTCGTCCAGGGCGTCGCCGTCGATACGGGCGAGCAGTCGGCCGAGCGTGGAAGCGTTGGGCGTGGCGCGGGCGAGGCCGAGTCCGGCGCGGACCTGCGGGTCGGCGTCGGCAGCGTAGCGGGCGATCTGCGCGAGGGAGCGGGCTCCGCCGAGCACCGCCGTCAGGCACAGGGCCAGCAGCACGCCGATGCGGTAGCGGCGCCCGCGCACCCGGCGGGGATCGGGCACGGCGGCCAGCACCGCAGACAGCGAGGCCAGCTCGTGCGGTTCGATGGACGGGCAGGGCTCATTGCCGCCCTCGCAGTGGCGCGCGAGGACGTTGATCAAGGAGGATGACACGCGGACGCGACTCCAGGACGATCTTCGGTCTCAGAAGCCTTGATCATCTGGCGTCGCGTCTCTTGCTTCCACTCCAGCAAACCGCCTATAAGGCCCAGAGCCGACGAACCGCCCTATCCCACCAGCTGAGAACGCATCAGCCCTGGTCGAGCAGGCCATGGCAACCCTCAAGAACTGGCGGCTCCTGCGCAAGCTCCGATGCTCCACTACCCGGATCACCGCCCTCGTTCAAGCCGTGCTCACCCTGCATCTGGCCAGCTCAGACCGATGATGGAAAGGGCTCCGTGCCTGCCACGCTCTCCGGGCCGATCACCTGGCAGACGGTCATGAACCGGACGCCCACCAACTACGCCGAATCCCTGGGGTCGGAGGCGAGCTTCGTTGCGTTCGTGACGGGCCAATCCCACCTCCTGCCCACCGTGACCTGCAGACTCAACACTCGCGGGGACTTTGGCACGCCCCTGCCCTTGATCGTGTTCAACGGAAGGCCAGCGCAACATGAAAACGTTCAAGCGAGCCCGTCTTCTGCAACCGCAGCGGACTGCCGAGATGCGCGCTGACCTGTGTG includes:
- a CDS encoding integrase core domain-containing protein yields the protein MPLRHTFQRQQTRHHVTYRPLKRRHAATCTPKRRGRPPTIRSIRALVLRLARENSSWGYRRIHGELAALGIKVAASTVWEILKEHGIPPAPDRQNTTWADFLRDQASALLACDFFETRTLTGAHLYVFAVIEHSTRRVRILGATAHPTAQWVVQLGRNLLMDLEDAGSKARFLIRDRDSKFTTAFDVLLADAGLETVRSGVRMPRMNSIMERWIQTCRRELLDRTLIWNQRHLLHALREFESFYNQHRPHRTLKQAAPLRPLPEPTSLPDNTRRLEVHRRDRLGGTLHEYQHAA
- a CDS encoding ISAs1 family transposase translates to MSSSLINVLARHCEGGNEPCPSIEPHELASLSAVLAAVPDPRRVRGRRYRIGVLLALCLTAVLGGARSLAQIARYAADADPQVRAGLGLARATPNASTLGRLLARIDGDALDDAVGTWLSGHAADPVEEGKALVGLAVDGKTVRGSRTDSKTAIHLLAAALHGSQTVIAQRQVAAKSNEIPAMAPLLARFDLHGVVVTADAMHTQRKTAKKIVAAGGHYVLVVKGNQKKLRRQLRRLPWRQMPLLNRTRTAAHGRREVRRLKVCTVEAGLLFPHAVQAIEIKRRRVNAKTGKVQTKTVYAVTSLTPGQADPTRLAELVQGHWSVEALHHVRDVTFAEDASKIRTGSAPRAMATLRNLAIALMRQAGWTNIAAATDHYRSRPDHATTLLKTTC